TTCGAGTTTACGGCCTCGAACGACGAACTACTGGATCGGCTCGACGACATCAAAGGCGAGAACACGTAATCGACAGCCTGCGGACTCGGGAGTGACTTCGAGATGAAAGCCGGCGTCCGCGCGCTGGGCGTCGCAGAGTCGTATCGCGGGTCGACGAGTACGCTGGCGGGCGTCGTCGTCCGCGCCAGCCGGGTCGTCGACGGATTCGTTTTCGGTAGTTGCACGGTCGGTGGGAGCGACGCGACCGCCGAGATCGCCGACATGGTCGACCGGCTCGACCGCGAGGACGTTCGGTACCTGCTGGTCTCTGGCATCGCGCCCGCGTGGTTCAACGTCGTCGATCTCGCCGAACTCCACGACGCCACCGGGCTCCCGGTCTGTTCGATCACCTACGAGGCGAGCGAGGGCCTCGAATCGGCGATTCGGGACGGGTTCGACGATCCCGCGGTCGCGGAGGATCGGCTGGCGATCTATCGAGCCCAGCCAGAGCGCCGTCCGGTCTCGGTCGCAGACGGAACGGTGTACGTCCGGAGTGTCGGCATCGACGAGGAGAGGGCCGGCGAGGTCGTTCGCGCGTTCACGCCCGAGGGCGGACGGCCGGAACCGCTCCGGGTAGCGCGCCTGGCCGCCAGCGCTGCCGACGCCGCTGGCCGAGAGGGGTAGACTACGTTCCCTTGAGCGACGTTCGCACGTCGTCGAGCGTCTCGGGACTGGCCATGACTGCGACGGTGTCGCCGGCTGCCAGCTTCGTCCGTGGGAGCGGGATCGTCATGGGTTCCCGGTCGCTCCCGTGGGCGTAGATCCGCGCGTCGCCGGGGAGATCGAGCGCGACGACGCGCTCGCCGACGACGGGCGATCCGTCGGGGACGGTGACGCTGGCGACCGAGAGCTGTTCGGTGAGGTCTGCCAGGACGTTGAAGTTTCCGCCCAGCAGCGCGGTCTTCGCACCTGCCGCACCGAGCCGCTCGGGGTAGACGATCTCGTCGACGTCGGCGGCGTACTTCTCGTAGATCTCCTCGCGGTAGTCGGCGTCGATCCGGAGGACGGTTCGACAGCCGTGTTCCTTGCCGACCATGCAGGCCGCGAAGTTGGTGTTGAGGTCGCCGGTCAGCCCCGCGATGGCGTCGGCGTCGTCCAGCCCCGCCGCTTCGAGGACGGACTCGTCGTTGCCGTCGCCCCGGACCGTCTCGAACCCTTCCTCCGCGCTCCGATCGGCCTTGTCGAGGTCGTTCTCGACGATGACGACGGCGTGGCCCTCGCTGTCCAGGATGCGTGCCGTCCGCGTCCCGACCCGACCGTAGCCGACGATGACGAACTTCATACCGCGTGGTACGTCACCATCCCACAAAATGCTGCCGCCCGTTCGGTCGGCGGCTTGATTCGACGGACGTGAGACGCTCTCACGTCACGAACCCCCTCGTTTCGACTAGAGATCGACTGCCGTCTTGTGGTTCTTCTGGACCGATTTCACTTTCACCGCGGTGCGTCAGACGCGCGAAAGACGCGGGACGGCGGCGGGTTCGAGGGGAAACGAAGGGGTCGTGGTGAGTGTTCACACCGCATCGCGGGGGCCGGTCTCGAACGGCGGGCGTCGCCGTGCGTTACTCGTCCATCAGGCCGCCCTCTTCGACGCGCATGACCGCTTCGCCGTCCGGGAGGTTCGGCGCGTCGACGAGCTTGACGATCCGCTTGTTCCCCTTGGACTTCCGGAGGTAGATGCGGAACGTCGACGTGTGGCCCAGAATGTTCCCGCCGATGGGCTGGGTGGGGTCGCCGAAGAAGGAGTCGGGGTTGGCCGCGACCTGGTTGGTGACGACGACGGCGGTGTTGTTGAGGTCGCCGACGCGCATCAGGTCGTGGAGGTGCTTGTTGAGCTTCTGCTGGCGGTCGGCCAGTTCGCCACGGCCGACGTACTCGGCACGGAAGTGAGCCGTCAGCGAGTCGACACAGAGCAGGCGGACGGGGAACTCGTCGTCCTGGCTCTCGCTGGCGATCTCCTGGGCCTTCTCTGCCAGCAGGATCTGGTGGTTGGAGTTGAACGCCTTCGCGACGTGGATCTTGTCGAGGACGGACTCGACGAGCGCTTCGAGCAGTTCCTCGTCGCCCGCGTCGGCGTCGCCCGCTTCTTCGACGATCCCGTGCAGGACCATCGTGTCTTCGAGAACGTCGTCGTCGAGGCCACGCACCATCTGATCGATCCGCTCGGGCCGGAACGTGTCCTCGGAGTCGACGAAGATCGCGCTGCCCTCCAGACCGCCGTGCTCGGCCGGTAGCTGGACGGTCACGGAGATCTGGTGGGTGACCTGGGACTTGCCGGCCCCGAACTCGCCGTACACCTCGGTGATCGACTGGGTCTCGATGCCACCGCCCAGCAGGTCGTCGACCTCCGAGACCGACCAGGTGAGCTTCCCGATCTGTTCGCGACGCTCCAGGACGGTCGCGCCGGTCTCGAACCCGCCGATGTCGGCGGCCTCTCGGGCGGCCTGGATGATGTCGGCGGCCGACGACTCGCCGATGTCGGCCGTGTTCGACAGCTCGCCGGGGGAGGCGACGGCGATTCCCTGATAGCCGTCGAAGCCGTTGTCCTTGAGCTTCTCCGCTGTGGCCGGACCGACGCCCGGCAGCTCTTCGAGGTCCTCTGATGTGGACATACACGTGGCTTGTGCGTCGGGGGTAATAAACCTCCGTTAACAGGGAAGTGAAAGTGAAAGTGGCTGCCGGCGACGGGACACTCGCCAGTCGATGCGAACGTTCAAACGAGAGCAGCGGTTCGTCGTCGGGAACGGACGGCCAAAAGAGAGCCGACCGGACGGCTACAGCGGCGCGTGCGTCGCGGTCCCCGCGACGAGGACCAGCGCCACGAGCAGGCTGTTGACGAACGCGCCGACCCAGACGCGGCCGGTCCGCCGGAAGAAGTACGTGGAGACGGCGGTGACGATCGAGAGCAGGGCGACGAACTGGAACGCCAGCACCGTCAGGAGCGGCTGGACGACCGGCGGCGGACTGCCCGTCAGGAGGACGCCGTACTGCACCGCGAGGAGCAGGACGAACCCGCCGACGACGGCGATCCAGTTGTGGGCCAGTGCCTCCCGGAAGGAGCGGTCACCCGTTCGGAGTTGACCGTGTAGTAGCAGCTCCAGTGCGAGGAAGAACAGCGTCAACGGCACCAGGTACACCAGCGCGATCCGGAACTGCGTGGGCGTCGGGAGCTTCATCGCGAACACCCAGAACCGGAAGTCGGTGCCAAAGAGGTAGCCCACGGCCCCGAGCGTACCGAGGAACCCGCTGACGATCGTCGCCGCCGCGACGGCCGACCGGGCGACCGTTCGCCAGCCGTCCGTGTCGAACCCGTAGCGCGCGAGCGAGTCACGGTCGGACCGGTAGTGCCACGCGCCGACCAGTCCGGCAACGATCAGGGCGTTCCCCAGGGCCCACACCATCACGCCGTTGGTGACCTGCTGGGGGAACAGCCAGTTGATCGGGACGAACCCCTGGCCGACGAGGTTCAGTGGGAAGTAGGTCACCACCGGAACCAGTGCGGCCACTGCGACCGCGCCGTACCAGCTCCGCCCCTCAACGCCGGCCGACTCGGGTATCGGCCGACGGAGGTCCGAGAAGCGCCGGTCCGAGAGGACCATCGCGCCGAAGGGGAACACGAAGAGGACCCCGCCGAGCAGCGAGGCCAGCGTTCCCAGTTCTTTGAGCCACCAGATCTGGTTGCCCGGCGGCAGTTCGTCCTCGCCGTCCAGCGTCACCTGCATCCACTCGACCGCGTCGCCGACGGCGGTCGTCGAGAGGTGGTCGCCGGGGTGGGTCGTCGCCGGCGTGTACAGACGGCGAGCGGTTCCGTCTTCGAGGCTCCCGTAGGTCCGCCCCTCTTCGACGGGCTCGTCAGTGCCGAACAACGTCTGGAGCTTCTCGCTTCGCTCGACGTTCGACGCGTGGGGCACACCCCACATCAGCATCGAGAACTCGTCGTACTCGCTGAAGACGACGGCCGTGTTGCGCGGGAAGGTCGCGTTGCCCTCGGCGACGCCCGAGTTCCCCGTCGAAGAACCGACCAACGCGATCGACTTGTAGCCGTCGCGATCGCTCTGGGCCGCCGCGACGCTGGCCCAGCCGCCCATCGAGTGCCCCTCGAGCCCGACGTTGTCGTCGTCGACGAACGCCAGCGATCGCATGTACGACAGGGCTGGCGGGCCGCCGAAACCGTTCCCGAACGCTGGCGGATCGGAGTGGCCGTGACCGGCCTGATCGATCGCCAGAACGACGAACCCGCGACGCGCGAACTCGATGGCGAACGGTGACTGTGTCTCCCGGGTGTTGATGTAGCCGTGGGTCGCGACGACGCCCGGACTGGGGTCGTCGGCACTGGCTCCGGGCGGGACGTACAGGGTCCCGTGGATCATCTGTCCGTCCGGAGCGGCAAAGCGCACGTCTCTGGTGTCGACGCTTCCGCCGTCGGTCTGGACCAGATACGCGACCGTACCGCCACCGAACACGAGCAGCAGTGCGATGAACAGGACTGTCGTCTTTCGTGTCATCCTATACCGCGTTGCAGAGGTGTGTACAAATAACTTTCCGATATTAGAGATTAGATGGATATAGATTACCACCGTTAGAGGAACATCTGGGTGCGGGCTACAGTAGATTCGAGCCGAGCGCGGCGAGCGAGAGGCTCCCCGCGAACACCGCGACCGAAAAGACCCACTCGGGCGCGGACACGAACTGCTCGCCGACGAGCCCGACGAGCAGGACGGCCCCCGCGAGGGTCGAACGGCTGGGACTGTCGGCCAGCGAGCCGGCGAACGTCCGGAGCTGCCAGCCGAGCGTGTCGAGACCGTCCCGGAGTCGCTCACCGACTGGGCGGTTGCCGTCGGGGTCGTCGGCCGGTTCGAACGCGGTGAGATCGTCGCGGTCGACAGTGAACACTTCTCCGGTGTGCTCGCGGCACGCGTCCGCGTCCGCGACCCGGAGGAGCGTCACCGTCCCGTCGCCGGTTCCGACCACGCGGTAGACGCCGGGCGTGGCGTCGGCGTCGATCGCCGCTGGCTCCGACAGCGAGACGTGGTCCGAGACCGCGACGCCGTCAGGCACTGGCGTCACTCCCACGGGTGGTTTCCCGGCCGGTCGGGCCACAGCGGGTACCAGTACTCCTTGTCCGATTCGACGGTCAGCTCTCCGTCGAGGTT
Above is a genomic segment from Halomicrobium sp. LC1Hm containing:
- a CDS encoding DUF99 family protein is translated as MKAGVRALGVAESYRGSTSTLAGVVVRASRVVDGFVFGSCTVGGSDATAEIADMVDRLDREDVRYLLVSGIAPAWFNVVDLAELHDATGLPVCSITYEASEGLESAIRDGFDDPAVAEDRLAIYRAQPERRPVSVADGTVYVRSVGIDEERAGEVVRAFTPEGGRPEPLRVARLAASAADAAGREG
- a CDS encoding alpha/beta hydrolase encodes the protein MTRKTTVLFIALLLVFGGGTVAYLVQTDGGSVDTRDVRFAAPDGQMIHGTLYVPPGASADDPSPGVVATHGYINTRETQSPFAIEFARRGFVVLAIDQAGHGHSDPPAFGNGFGGPPALSYMRSLAFVDDDNVGLEGHSMGGWASVAAAQSDRDGYKSIALVGSSTGNSGVAEGNATFPRNTAVVFSEYDEFSMLMWGVPHASNVERSEKLQTLFGTDEPVEEGRTYGSLEDGTARRLYTPATTHPGDHLSTTAVGDAVEWMQVTLDGEDELPPGNQIWWLKELGTLASLLGGVLFVFPFGAMVLSDRRFSDLRRPIPESAGVEGRSWYGAVAVAALVPVVTYFPLNLVGQGFVPINWLFPQQVTNGVMVWALGNALIVAGLVGAWHYRSDRDSLARYGFDTDGWRTVARSAVAAATIVSGFLGTLGAVGYLFGTDFRFWVFAMKLPTPTQFRIALVYLVPLTLFFLALELLLHGQLRTGDRSFREALAHNWIAVVGGFVLLLAVQYGVLLTGSPPPVVQPLLTVLAFQFVALLSIVTAVSTYFFRRTGRVWVGAFVNSLLVALVLVAGTATHAPL
- a CDS encoding TrkA family potassium uptake protein; protein product: MKFVIVGYGRVGTRTARILDSEGHAVVIVENDLDKADRSAEEGFETVRGDGNDESVLEAAGLDDADAIAGLTGDLNTNFAACMVGKEHGCRTVLRIDADYREEIYEKYAADVDEIVYPERLGAAGAKTALLGGNFNVLADLTEQLSVASVTVPDGSPVVGERVVALDLPGDARIYAHGSDREPMTIPLPRTKLAAGDTVAVMASPETLDDVRTSLKGT
- the radA gene encoding DNA repair and recombination protein RadA, translating into MSTSEDLEELPGVGPATAEKLKDNGFDGYQGIAVASPGELSNTADIGESSAADIIQAAREAADIGGFETGATVLERREQIGKLTWSVSEVDDLLGGGIETQSITEVYGEFGAGKSQVTHQISVTVQLPAEHGGLEGSAIFVDSEDTFRPERIDQMVRGLDDDVLEDTMVLHGIVEEAGDADAGDEELLEALVESVLDKIHVAKAFNSNHQILLAEKAQEIASESQDDEFPVRLLCVDSLTAHFRAEYVGRGELADRQQKLNKHLHDLMRVGDLNNTAVVVTNQVAANPDSFFGDPTQPIGGNILGHTSTFRIYLRKSKGNKRIVKLVDAPNLPDGEAVMRVEEGGLMDE